One stretch of Planococcus sp. PAMC 21323 DNA includes these proteins:
- the pknB gene encoding Stk1 family PASTA domain-containing Ser/Thr kinase encodes MLIGKSINGRYKIKDLIGGGGMSNVYLAHDMILDRDIAIKILRYDFSNEEELRRRFQREALSTTSLAHPNIVNIFDVGEDGPIHYLVMEYVPGKTLKDYIIEHSPVSPERAVEIMKQLASALAHAHHNQIVHRDIKPQNILMDNQGNVKISDFGIAMALSATSYTQTNSVLGTVHYLSPEQARGGMANKKSDIYSLGIVMYELITGKLPFSGESAVSIALKHLQTETPSLLDTVPTLPQSLENIVLKATAKNIEHRYQSADEMEEDLSTALLPERLNEPKFEVPIDQDETRAMPAIKDSGAYTSVDDTKTMPLPLNETAKEQNPPVKKKRKKWPWIIGVFSFLLIAGLVQAIAFPGLFEPRQVEVPDVSGMEHTEAVEELQASGFIVGEETEEFSEEITDNHIIRTIPEAGKMRDREAAIQLFVSKGKEKVEMNDFVGTMLEDATSELEAKNFASPKSTEEFSEEPVGTILNQRPAAGEEVVISETEVEFIVSKGEDLRNVEDLAGFTEENLNDYARSSGFNIRIVSEQASSEIEAGKVMSQTPAAGEQLVAGSTIEVTLSSGVAAQPMKTYIHTVNIPYEPAEPSEEGEEPVEQTIQVYIQDNTNTMVKPVEEFKITENKSHQIELQIAEGESASYRIVRDSSIILEETFEYSSVE; translated from the coding sequence ATGTTGATTGGAAAAAGCATCAACGGCCGCTATAAGATCAAGGATTTGATCGGTGGTGGTGGAATGTCTAATGTTTATTTGGCGCATGATATGATTTTGGATCGGGATATCGCAATTAAAATTTTGCGATATGATTTTTCCAATGAAGAAGAATTACGCAGGCGTTTCCAAAGAGAAGCATTATCCACTACTAGCTTGGCGCATCCGAATATCGTAAATATTTTTGATGTGGGTGAAGACGGTCCAATCCATTATTTAGTAATGGAGTATGTACCGGGAAAAACCTTGAAAGATTACATAATCGAGCATTCACCAGTCTCGCCTGAGCGAGCAGTTGAGATTATGAAGCAGTTAGCATCGGCTTTAGCACATGCCCATCACAACCAAATCGTTCACAGAGACATTAAACCCCAAAATATTTTGATGGATAACCAAGGTAATGTGAAAATATCTGATTTTGGTATTGCGATGGCATTAAGTGCGACATCTTATACACAAACAAATTCTGTGTTGGGAACGGTTCATTATTTATCACCTGAGCAGGCACGGGGCGGTATGGCTAATAAAAAATCCGATATTTACTCGCTTGGAATTGTAATGTACGAATTAATTACAGGTAAACTGCCGTTTTCTGGCGAGTCAGCTGTTTCAATTGCTTTAAAACATTTACAAACAGAAACGCCTTCTTTACTTGATACGGTCCCAACATTGCCACAAAGTTTAGAAAATATCGTTTTAAAAGCAACTGCAAAAAACATAGAACATCGTTATCAGTCAGCTGATGAAATGGAAGAAGATCTTAGTACAGCATTATTGCCAGAACGTCTAAATGAACCTAAGTTTGAAGTGCCTATTGACCAAGATGAAACACGTGCAATGCCCGCTATTAAAGATTCTGGAGCTTATACCAGTGTAGATGATACGAAAACAATGCCTTTACCGTTGAACGAAACAGCAAAAGAGCAAAACCCTCCTGTGAAAAAGAAGAGAAAGAAATGGCCATGGATAATTGGCGTGTTCTCGTTCTTATTAATTGCGGGACTAGTGCAAGCAATCGCATTTCCTGGACTGTTTGAACCGAGGCAAGTAGAAGTTCCAGATGTTTCTGGAATGGAGCATACTGAGGCGGTAGAAGAATTACAAGCCAGTGGTTTTATTGTCGGTGAAGAAACCGAAGAGTTTTCAGAAGAAATCACAGACAATCATATAATACGAACCATTCCAGAAGCAGGCAAGATGAGAGATCGCGAAGCGGCTATTCAACTTTTTGTTAGTAAAGGAAAAGAAAAAGTTGAAATGAATGATTTTGTTGGCACCATGCTTGAAGACGCAACAAGTGAGTTAGAGGCCAAAAATTTTGCTTCTCCTAAATCTACAGAAGAGTTTTCTGAAGAACCTGTTGGAACGATTTTAAATCAGCGACCAGCTGCTGGAGAAGAAGTTGTTATTAGTGAAACCGAAGTTGAGTTTATTGTCAGCAAAGGAGAAGACTTGCGCAATGTCGAGGACTTGGCCGGATTTACGGAGGAAAACCTCAATGATTATGCCCGTTCTTCAGGTTTCAATATCCGGATTGTGTCTGAACAAGCCTCTAGTGAAATAGAAGCTGGGAAAGTAATGTCTCAGACGCCTGCTGCAGGAGAACAGCTAGTAGCGGGTAGCACGATTGAAGTAACCTTGTCTTCAGGCGTAGCCGCCCAACCAATGAAAACTTATATTCATACAGTCAACATTCCATATGAACCAGCCGAACCGTCTGAAGAAGGTGAAGAGCCAGTTGAACAGACTATTCAGGTTTATATACAAGACAATACCAATACGATGGTAAAGCCTGTAGAGGAATTTAAAATTACCGAAAATAAATCGCACCAGATTGAATTGCAAATTGCAGAAGGCGAAAGTGCATCATACCGAATTGTTCGAGATTCATCAATTATCTTAGAAGAAACTTTTGAGTACTCAAGTGTGGAATAA
- the rsgA gene encoding ribosome small subunit-dependent GTPase A, with amino-acid sequence MPKGQIRKALSGFYYVMDEDGERYTQCRGRGVFRNRQITPLVGDYVDYKADNELEGTILHVYERKNELVRPPITNVDQAILVFSAKQPDFHPLLLDRFLTAIESHSIQPIICLTKMDLLKEEEKEKIQRYIEDYEKIGYEVIPTFINDPALKDRLMPVLEGKISVLAGQSGVGKSTMLNTILPSLELKTDDISKALNRGKHTTRHVELIAVNNGLLADTPGFSSFDFETMEREELSACFPEFAARSNACKFRECLHMNEPKCAIKAAVEAKEIPAYRYKHYLKFLEEIMSRKPRYSND; translated from the coding sequence ATGCCGAAAGGTCAAATCAGAAAAGCATTAAGCGGATTTTATTATGTAATGGATGAAGATGGCGAGCGCTACACGCAATGTCGTGGTCGCGGTGTTTTTCGCAACCGTCAAATCACGCCTTTAGTCGGCGACTATGTAGACTATAAAGCGGATAACGAGTTAGAAGGTACTATCTTGCATGTGTATGAACGGAAAAATGAATTGGTACGTCCACCAATTACGAATGTAGATCAAGCCATTTTGGTGTTTTCAGCGAAGCAACCCGATTTTCACCCTTTGCTTTTAGATCGCTTTTTAACAGCGATAGAATCGCATTCAATCCAACCGATCATTTGTTTGACAAAAATGGATTTGCTAAAAGAAGAAGAAAAAGAAAAAATCCAACGCTATATCGAAGATTACGAGAAAATTGGTTATGAAGTGATTCCTACCTTTATTAACGATCCTGCCTTAAAAGATCGGTTAATGCCGGTCCTTGAAGGGAAAATTAGTGTGTTAGCTGGGCAATCTGGAGTTGGAAAATCTACAATGCTCAATACCATCTTGCCATCATTAGAGTTAAAAACAGATGACATTTCTAAAGCGTTAAATCGTGGGAAACATACAACACGCCACGTGGAGTTAATCGCTGTCAACAATGGTTTACTAGCTGATACTCCGGGCTTTAGTTCGTTTGATTTTGAAACGATGGAACGTGAAGAGTTGTCTGCTTGCTTCCCCGAATTCGCAGCACGTTCGAACGCATGTAAATTCCGAGAATGCTTGCATATGAATGAACCGAAATGTGCAATTAAAGCAGCAGTTGAAGCAAAAGAAATCCCAGCTTATCGTTATAAGCATTACTTGAAGTTTCTAGAAGAAATTATGAGTCGAAAGCCGAGGTATTCAAATGATTAA
- a CDS encoding thiamine diphosphokinase produces MNVILIAGGPADELPDFSLFPSAIYIGIDSGTLALFEKGIQPDAAVGDFDSVTADDYKKIRLAFPDLARSPSEKDQSDTELGLEKAMTYKPEQVILAGVTGGRLDHYMSVLHIMYHYQQKFTKTRFLLINNQNQIRFLSPGIHELEKDTRYRYVSFYPFSEEVQGLTLAGFKYSVTNENIPFGTTRFVSNELLGRGTVEITSGYCLMVESSDA; encoded by the coding sequence GTGAACGTCATTTTAATTGCAGGAGGTCCGGCAGATGAACTGCCGGATTTCTCTTTATTTCCAAGCGCTATTTATATAGGTATCGATTCTGGCACACTTGCGTTGTTTGAAAAAGGCATTCAACCGGATGCTGCTGTTGGTGACTTTGATTCCGTAACAGCGGATGACTATAAAAAAATCCGATTAGCTTTTCCTGATTTGGCGCGCTCGCCTTCAGAAAAAGATCAGTCGGATACAGAACTTGGTCTTGAAAAAGCAATGACGTACAAGCCAGAGCAAGTGATACTTGCAGGCGTAACAGGTGGACGTTTGGATCATTACATGAGCGTGTTACACATTATGTACCATTACCAGCAAAAGTTTACCAAAACTCGTTTTTTGTTAATAAATAACCAAAACCAAATTCGGTTTTTAAGTCCAGGTATCCATGAGCTTGAAAAAGACACACGTTATCGTTATGTGTCGTTTTATCCTTTTTCAGAAGAAGTTCAAGGTTTAACATTAGCGGGCTTTAAGTATTCAGTAACTAATGAAAACATTCCATTTGGGACAACACGCTTTGTCAGTAACGAACTCTTAGGTCGTGGAACTGTTGAGATAACCAGTGGCTATTGTTTAATGGTTGAAAGTTCAGATGCATAG
- the rpmB gene encoding 50S ribosomal protein L28, with amino-acid sequence MPKVCAVSGRKARAGNARSHAMNSTKRTWGANLQKVRILVDGKPKRVWVSARAMKSGKVERV; translated from the coding sequence ATGCCTAAAGTATGTGCAGTTAGTGGACGTAAAGCTCGCGCCGGAAATGCCCGTTCGCACGCAATGAATTCGACAAAACGTACATGGGGAGCAAACCTTCAAAAAGTTCGCATCCTTGTAGACGGTAAACCGAAACGTGTATGGGTTTCTGCAAGAGCCATGAAATCAGGAAAAGTTGAGCGCGTATAA
- the rpe gene encoding ribulose-phosphate 3-epimerase, with protein MIKIAPSILAADFAKLGEEVLEVEKAGADWIHVDVMDGHFVPNISFGAIVLNAIRPLTKLPMDVHLMIENPDLYIEEFAKAGADYITVHVEACPHLHRTIQLIRSFGVKPGVVLNPHTPIETIQHILEDIDLVLFMTVNPGFGGQKFIHSVVPKVKQLSDIIKEKELSIEIEIDGGINEETIVACAKAGATVFVAGSAIYSKKDRTQALQAIRKAGEEAIS; from the coding sequence ATGATTAAAATTGCACCGTCTATTTTAGCAGCAGATTTCGCAAAACTTGGAGAAGAAGTATTGGAAGTAGAAAAAGCAGGAGCCGATTGGATTCATGTCGATGTAATGGATGGTCATTTCGTCCCAAACATTTCATTTGGAGCAATTGTGTTAAATGCCATTCGTCCTTTAACGAAATTACCGATGGATGTTCACTTGATGATTGAAAACCCAGACCTTTATATTGAGGAGTTTGCCAAAGCAGGAGCTGATTACATTACAGTGCATGTAGAAGCTTGTCCTCATTTACACCGGACAATTCAATTGATCCGTTCGTTTGGAGTGAAGCCTGGTGTTGTGTTAAATCCACATACACCAATCGAGACGATTCAACATATTCTTGAAGATATTGACCTTGTGTTATTTATGACGGTCAACCCAGGATTTGGCGGACAAAAATTTATCCATTCAGTCGTTCCAAAAGTCAAACAACTGTCTGATATCATAAAAGAAAAAGAATTATCGATTGAAATTGAAATTGATGGCGGTATTAATGAAGAAACGATCGTAGCATGCGCTAAAGCTGGTGCAACTGTTTTTGTTGCAGGTTCTGCTATCTACAGTAAAAAAGACCGTACGCAAGCTCTTCAAGCAATTAGGAAAGCAGGAGAAGAGGCGATTTCGTGA